The DNA region GATCACCCTGGTGCGGCCCGCACGGATCGCATCGAGCACACCGTCGACCGACCGCTCGTCGGCGTCGATCTCGGTGACCGCCTGTCCCACCATCTCCGCGATGTGGGCGTCCGAGCCGGCAGTCATCGGGAGATCGTTGGTTTCGGCGAACCGCTCGGCTCGGCGGTTCGAGCGTCCGGTGAGCAGCCGGGAGTTGTACGTCTCGATCGCGTCGGCGCTCGCGAGCGTGTCGCGGGTGATGTGGGGGGCGACGCCGCTGCGCGAGCGCTGGAACGGGTGAGGAACGACCGCGATCCCGTCCTGCTCACGGATGCGCGCGAGGGTCTCCTCGAACGGCAGCCCGGCGGGAACCCGCTCGCCGATCCCGAGTGCGAGCACGTGGCCGGCGGCGCTGCTCACCTCCGAACCGGGAATCCCGATCAGGTCATAGTCCGCCGCCCGTTCGGCGGCCGCGAGGCTGGCGTCGATCTCGTCGTGGTCGGTGACGGCGAGCGCGTCGAGACCGACGGCCTCGGCCTGGGCGAGGAGGAGGTCGACCGGATCACGGCCGTCGAAGGACAGTTCGGAGTGACAGTGGAGCTCGGCCGACAGCACGGGTGTGAGTTCGGTCGGTGGAGCAAAAGTCCCCCGGTATCGACCCCACACCCGCCGAACGGCCGGACGACCGTCGTCGCCCGATCGTCCACCGTCCACCCGTGCTACTGAGTATCCCTACTAGTATATCTCCTCGCGAGACGTACGGTATCACTGGTGATTGGATGCACGACGAGTCCCAACAGTCGTCCGGAGAACTGCAACTGACGAAAGGATACGAGGAACTGGTGGCCGAAGCCGCCGCCGAAATCACGACACACCCGGTCGAGACGGCGATCGATCGACTCGACGACGTCGTGTTCGTCGATGTCCGAGATGGGCCAGAGCTCGATGCGAAGGGGCGGATCCCGGGCTCCATCCACGCGTCCCGCGGAATGCTGGAGTTCCACATCGATCCCGAGAGTCCCTACCACATCGAGGAGTTCGTCTCGGGCTCGGAGCTCCTGTTTTACTGTGCGGTGGGTGGGCGCTCGGTGCTCGCCGCGCAGACGGCCCAGGAGATGGGGCTGTCCGCAGTCGCGAACGTCGAGGGGGGCTTCGAGGCGTGGACGGAAGCCGGCGGCCCGGTCGAGATGGCTGCCTGACGTGCGATATCGACCACGGACATTCACAACCGCTTTGATGGCCCGCTCGTAACCCGCCGGCAATGCCCCTTCCCGAGGCCGACCGCGAGCGGATCGTCGCGGAGCTCGGCCGCGAGCCGACGCCGGCGGAGGCCGCGCTGTTCGAAAACCTCTGGAGCGAACACTGTGCGTACCGCTCCTCGCGCCCGCTGCTGTCGGCGTTCGACAGCGAGAGCGAGGACGTGGTGATCGGGCCAGGCGACGATGCCGCCGTGGTGGCCGTGCCGACGTCCGATGAGGCGGACGACGCGAACGGAAACGAAGACGACGAACTCTATATCACGCTCGGGATCGAGAGCCACAACCACCCCTCCTACGTCGACCCCTACGACGGCGCAGCCACAGGAGTCGGCGGGATCGTCCGCGACACGCTCTCGATGGGTGCGTACCCGATCGCGCTGACCGACTCGCTGTATTTCGGCGAGTTCGACGCCGAACACTCGCGATACCTGTTCGACGGCGTGGTGGAGGGGATCGCGGACTACGGCAACGCGATCGGCGTGCCGACTGTCGGCGGCAGCGTCGCGTTCCATTCCGGCTACGAGGGCAATCCCCTCGTGAACGTGGCGTGTGCGGGACTCCTTCCAGCGGATCGACTCGTCACCGCCGAGGCACAGCGTGCGGGGAACAAGCTGGTGCTCGTCGGGAACGCCACCGGGCGCGACGGATTGGGCGGGGCGAGTTTCGCGAGCGAGGACCTCGCGGAGGACGCCGAGACCGAGGACCGGCCGGCGGTCCAGGTCGGCGATCCCTATACTGAAAAACTTCTGATCGAAGCGAACGAGGCGCTGCTCGACGAGGACCTCGTGCAGGCAGCGCGGGATCTCGGGGCCGCTGGGCTCGGCGGGGCCTCGTCGGAGCTGGTCGCCAAGGGCGACCTCGGGGCCGAGATCGATCTCGACGCGGTCCACCGGCGCGAGCCGGGGATGAACGCGACCGAGATCCTGCTCGCCGAGTCTCAGGAACGGATGTGCTACGAGATCCGACCCGAGGATACCGATCGAGTGCGGGAGATCGCCGAGCGATTCGATCTGGGCTGTTCGGTCATCGGCGAGATCACCGAGGGCAACTACACCTGTTCGTTTGAGGGGAGCGAGGCGCGAAGCGCCTCGAGCGAGCCGCGAGGCAGCGAGACCGTGGTCGACGTCCCCGCGACCTACCTCGCCGACGGCGCACCGATGAACGACCTGCCCGCCGAATCGCCCACCCAACCCGAACGCGACCTTCCCGACGCCGCCGTCGAACAGTCCTTCGAGCGGGTTCTGAGCGATCCGAACACCGCGAGCAAGGAGTGGGTTTATCGCCAGTACGACCACGAAGTCGGGCTCCGAACTGCCGTCCGGCCAGGCGACGACGCCGCGGTGATGGACCTCCACGAGGTCGGCGTCGGCCTCGCGATCTCGGCGGGCGCGGAGCCCCGCTGGACGAGCGCCGCCCCCTACGAGGGTGCGTGCGCGATCGCGCTCGAAAACGCCACCAATCTCGCCGCAATGGGTGCAACGCCGCTCGCCGCCGTCGACTGTCTCAACGGCGGCAACCCCGAGAAACCCGACGTCTACGGCGGCTTTGCCGCGATCGTCGACGGACTGGCCGAGATGTGCAGCGATCTCGCGGTGCCGGTCGTCGGCGGCAACGTCTCGCTCTACAACGACTCGGCGGCGGGCCCGATCCCGCCGACACCGACGCTCGCGATGGTCGGTACGCGAGCGTGGGACGACAGCTCCGGCCGGAACACGGACGCCGACGAGGGACCGACACACGCCGACGCCGGGCCGTCGACCGCGCTCGCTGGCGAGGGGACACTCCTCGTGGTCGGCGATCGCGTTCTCGACGGTGAACCGGCGGGGCTCGGTGGCTCGGCGTATCTCGCTGCGGAGGGTTCCGACCGGTTCCCGTCGCTACCGACGAACCCGGCCGCACTCGTCGACCGGCTCGCGGCGGTGGCCGGCCGGGAAACGACGACCGCGGTCCACGACGCGAGCCACGGAGGGTTGGCAGTGACGCTCGCGGAGATGGTCACGTCGGACGCAGGTGCGAGCGTCGAAATCGAGGGCCCGGCGAGTCCGGTCGAACACCTCTTTCACGAGCAGCCGGGCCGCGCAGTGATCGAGACCCGGGACCCGAAGGCGGTCCGCGAGGCGTTCGCGGGCGTCGCGCCGGTCCACGAACTCGGGTCGACGGCCGACACCGGCCGGCTCGAAGCGAGCGTCGGCGACACCGAACTCTCGATGTCGGCCGCGACGATCGCCGAACGCCGGGCGGTGCTCGATCGCGAGATGGACTGAGCTACGGACGTCGACGACGAACGACGACGTACCACAACCGTTTCGTCCGCCGGACCGGAGATGGGCGTGTGAACGGTTCGCTCGACCGTCGTCTCGCCGTGGTCTCGGGTGCGCTCGCTCCGATGGTCGCGCTCGGATCGATCGTCCTCGGAACCGTCCTCTCGCCGACGTTCTCGTGGGCGGGAAGCGCGCTCTCGGATCTCGGCGTGACGCCCGCGAGCGCGCTCGCGTTCAACGGCGGTCTCGTCGCCGGCGGCGTGCTTGCGCTCCCGTTCGCGTGGGTGCTCGCGGCCGACGGTCGATCGACTCTGGGAGCGGTGTTCGGCCTCACAGCCGTCTCGATGGCGCTCGTCGGGGTTTTCCGATCGGGACACCCGCTTCACTTCCCGGTCGCGCTCGGCTTCTATCTCGGGGCGACCCTGACGATGCTCGTCGACGGGATCGGGGAACTTCGAGCGGGCGCGCGGACGTGGGGTCTCACCGCCCTCGGATTCGCACTCGTCCACATCGGCTCGTGGGCCGCGTGGAGCGCCGGCATCCGTCCCGGATCGGGGCTCGCGATCCCCGAAACGGTCGGTGCGGTGCTGTTCGCGCTATGGGTGTGGGAAGCCGCGTTGCGGCTCCGATCGTCCGAAACTCGGGCGTAGCCGGCGGTCACCGGCACTGTGGAGGAGAGGGAAAGCGGGGACGAAACGGGGAGGGTATGATGCCAGGCAACGGAGTCGCCCCCGCCGATGCGGAGCCGGTCGGGCTCCATCTGAACGCTTTTCGAGGTATTGTAATAAGCTTTGTGTGGGGTGTGGATGAACTGCCGCACCGATCGACGCCACTGGATCAGTCGGCGTCGACGAGAACGAACTCGATCCGGTCGACGTCCGCCCCCTTCGAGGTCCGGTCGACGATCTCGATCCGGCCGAGTTCGCCGAGGCTGTCGACGTGGGTGCCGCCGCACGGACAGACGTCGACGTCGCCGATCGTGACCGCCCGGAGCGGGTCGACGTGATCGGGGATGAGATCGAGATTGGTCCGGCCTTCGGGGGTTTCGGCTTCGAGCGCGTCGCGTGACCGGAGCGCTTTCTCGACCGGGAGGTCCCGCTCGATCAGGTCGTTCGAGAGCCGCTCGATCGTTCGGAGGTCCTCGGCGTCGAAGTGTGCGGGCTCGAAGTCGATCCTGGCGCGGTCGGCGTGGATCCGATTGCCCGCCGTGCTCGCGCCGAACTCGTCGAGCACGACCTTCGAGACGACGTGCTGGGCTGTGTGGTAGCGCATGTGGGCGTAGCGGCGCTCCCAGTCGAGCTCGGCGTGGATCGTGGTTCCGGGGTCGGGGAGATCGCCCTCCAGCGTGTGGCGGATCTCGCCGTGATCCTGGCGGACGTCGACCACGCGCGCCGAGCCGTCGTTCCACGAGAGGCTGCCGTGGTCGGCGGGCTGGCCGCCGCCCTCCTTGTAGAAGTACGTGCCGTCGAGAACCACGGTGCGGTCCGCCTCGTCGGCGCTCGTCACGCGGGCTTCGAACTCGCGGGTGTACTCGTCGTCGGGGAGATAGCGCTGGTCGCTCACACGACGGGTTCGACGCGGAGGGGTATCTGCGTTGTGCCGTCACGCGACGAATCAGGATCGTTCCGTCACTCGATCACGCCGACCGGCCGTGCGTCCGCGAGCGTTTCGAGTCGGTCCGGCGCGATCGGAAACACCGCCTCGGGAGTGCCGGCGGCGGCCCAGACCGTCTCGAACCCGGCGAGGGATTCGTCGAGATACACCGGCACGTCCGTCTCGTGACAGAACGGTGGGACGCCGCCGATCGACCAGCCGAGCGTCTCGCGCACGTCGTCGGCGTCGGCCATTTCGACCTCGTTCTCGGGAACGTCCCGAATCCGGGCGAGGCGCGCCTCGCTCACACGATTCGCCCCGCTCGTGACCACGACGACGAGATCGGGCGCGCGGAAGGCGAGCGAGCTCGCGATCTGGGCGACGTCACACCCGATCGCGTCGGCGGCGTCGGCCGCCGTCTTCGTGCCTTCGGGGAACTCGTGGACGTCGACGTCGAGATCGTACTCTGCGGCGGCGCGCTCGGCGAACGCGCGTGCTCGGGGATGCATGCCGACCGCTCGCATCGCGGGCGAGAAAACGCTACGGGTCAGCGGACCTCGTCGACGCCGACCGCGCCGCTCGATTGGATCCACGCCGTCGGCTCGCGCTCGTCGTAGATGACGATCGCGCCGTCGTCGCGCTCGAAGGCAGCGATGCGTTCGGCCGTCACGGGCGTGTCACTGGACGACTCGGAGGGAGTCTCGTGCGGGGACGTGCTCATTGTTGTCTGGTTTGCCGCCGTCGTCTTTCACTCGACGGTCGAACGGACGGGCCGTGATGTGTTAAAGGTTATCACCCTCGCAGGCCGTTCCGCAACCCGACACCGATGGTGTCCGTCGCATCACCGACAGCCGTCGAGTGCCGAGCGACCGGACCGAAAAGCACAAACTTTGTTTTGGCTACCCAAAAATGATTTTCTCGATAGCAATGACTAAGTGGACGGGGTTCGTAGACAGGAACGCAATGAGCACCCAGGAATCCGACTCGCGACTCCGCCAGGAGTTCGGGACCGTCGAGGAATCACCGGCGCTCCGGATCGAGGGCGACCGGGCCGAACAGATCGTCGACGCGCTGAACGCCGACCTCGCGGCGTCGTACGTCCTCTATCACCAGCTCAAGAAACACCACTGGAACGTCGAGGGCGCGGAGTTCCTCGAAGTCCACCGCTTCCTCGAAGAGGCCTACGAGGCCGTCGAGCACCACTCGGACGTGATCGCCGAACGCGCCCAGGCGCTCGGGGGCGTCCCGGTCGCCGGCCCCGTGAACCTCGAAGACCACAGCTACGTCGAGTTCGAGGGCGAGGACGTCTACGACGTCCGGACGTCGCTCCACAGCGACATGGAGACGTTCGCGGACATCATCGAGCGGATGCGCGATCACATCGAGCTCACGAACAGTCTCGGTGACTACACCTCCGAAGAAGTCCTCCGCGGTGCGATCGCCGACTACGAGGAGTACGCCCACCACCTCGAACACTACCTCGAAGACGACACCCTCGTGCTCGACGAAGCGACCCACTGAGACGCGGCGAGACCAGCGACCACCTTTTTACGACGTGCGTCGGCGCGCGCTGCGCGCCGTTTATCGGCGCGCAGTCGGCGTGCGAGGGATGAGCGCCGCGACCAGCGGAAGCGGCGCGAATCGGCTGGGGAGGCTCGTGGGCGGCTGCGGTGCTGGGTGGTGCCGGGCGGTTCTCAAATGGACCGGCATCAGTGCGGTCACGAAAACCAGCGACGACAAGTCACAGAAGAGGAGGCGATACCAGCGATAGCCATCGAAACGGGAACGACGATCGTCGAAAAGACCCAAACCGACCCGCGTGCCTACCGCCACAACTCGACGGTCAGATCGGTCGCGATCCAGCCGTCGACGTTGTCCTCCTCGACGAACACGGTGCGCTCGGGGCGCGTCGAGTGCATCGAGACCGTCGTGTTCGGGGTGGAGGAGTCGGGTTCGGCACGGTCGTCGGGAGCAGCGTCGGCCTCCGTTCCGCGGGCGGGGACTGCCATGCCAGGACTTAGGCGAGCCTAATTCTAAAAGGGTTTTGGTCGACCTAGCTCCGGCGTGGGCGAACAGTCCCTCGCCCGTCCCGAGCACCCGCCCTTTTCCCCACGCGCCGCCAACGGGTCGTCATGAGCGACCGACCGGACGGCGACCGACGATCCGGCGACGACAGACGGCAGGAGCGCGACCGCAACCGGGGGGCCGATCCCGACCTCGAACGGCTCGCCGGCGATCTCTCGACCACGCTCGACGATCTCCGCGACGAGCTGGAGGGCGAGCGCGGTCCACCGCGGGGGCCGCTCGGACTGCCGCGACCGCCGACGCCCGGCGAGCTCGTCCGGTTCACCGACGAGTACACCATCCCGACCCTGATCGCGGTGCTCGAAGCCAACATCCGACTGCTCGAAGCGCTTCAGGGGGCGATCCGACTGGCGCGCACCGGCGAGCGCGGGCGCGAGATGCGAGCGCTCACCGGGGAGCTCGGTCGCGACGGGCTCGACCGACTCGACGACGTGCTCGTTGATCTCCAGGACGCGCTCGACGGTCGGCCCGAGAACCCCGAGGCCAGAACCCTGCTCGACGACGCTCGCGCGCTCCGTCACGAGATCGACGACCGGCTCGCCGAAGCGGGCAACGGTCGCCGTCCGGACGCGACGCGACCGCGCGACACCGCGGACGGCGAACGGGACGACGTGGACCCGGAAGCGACCGACGACTCGGATGAGGGCGTCGCCATCGACGTCGATTCCGAGCTGGACTCGATCCGCGACGAGGTCGACGGCGACGACGATGGCGAGGAAGACTCGTAGCGACGGGCGGTCGTCCTGGCTCGAACGCTCGCTCTGACGGCCGGTCTCGCGAGTTAGGCCGGTTCGAACCGATAGCCGTCCCAGTCCTGACTCTCGGGTTCGCGGATCCCGGCCGCGGGGTCGCGTAGCTCCGCGGCGTACACCGGCGCGACCTCGTCGCCGATCTCGATCTCGTCGGTCGTGAGCTGACCGAGCGCCCGGACCGTCTCATCGTCCACAGCAAACTCGACGATCGCGAGGTGGTTGGGAGCGTCCACGCCGGGTGGCGGCGCGGTGCTCGTCGTCCACGTCACCACCGTCGCGGTGTGTGCGCTCAGATCCACGGTGCCGACCGGCTCCGCACCGTCGGGACCGATCGGGTGGCCGGGGTAGCTGATCGAGCCGTCGGCGTACCGTGTCGCTTCCATCGGCGGTGTCTCGTCCGCACCGCGGTTTCGGTCGGCTGCGTCACCCTCCTCCTCTCCGCCGTCCTCGTGGCTCATGCGCCCGCCTCCATGATCGTGGTGATGACGCAGTTCCCGAACCCGCCGACGTTGCACGCGAGCCCCACGTCGGCGTCGACCTGGCGCGGCCCCGCCTCGCCGAGCAGCTGTTTGTAGATCTCGTAGCCCTGCGCGACACCGCTCGCGCCGAGGGGATGGCCCTTCGACTTCAACCCTCCCGAAGTGTTGATCGGGAGGTCGCCGTCGCGCTCCGTTCGACCTGCCTCGATCGCGCGCCACGCCTCGCCAGGCTCGGCGAACCCGAGCCCCTCCATCTGGAGGAATTCGAGGATCGTGAACATATCGTGGAGTTCGGCGACATCGATATCGTCGGGATTGTAGCCGCTCCGCTCGTACGCCTGGCGGCCGGATTCGACCACGCCACCCATCGTGGTGGGGTCGCTCCGCTCGTGGACCACGTGGGTGTCGGTCGCGCCGCCGACGCCCGCGATCACGACGTACTCGTCGGTGTACTCCCGCGCCACGGATTCCGGACAGAACAACAGGGCCGCGCTGCCGTCGGTGATGGGGCAGAAGTCGTAGAGGCGGAGGGGATCGGCGACGATCGGACTCTCTAGAACCGTTTCGAGGTCGACTTCCTTCTGAAACTGCGCGTGGGGGTTGTCGACGCCGTTTCGGTGGTTTTTGACCGCGACCTTCCCGAGGCTCTCGCGCGGCGCGTCGTACCGATCGAGATAGCGGCGTGCGGTCAGCCCCGCGAAACTCGGGAGCGTGACGCCGTGTTTGTACTCGACCGGGTGGGTGAGCGAGGCGATGACGTCGGTGGCCTCGCTCGTCGATCGATGGGTCATCTTCTCGCCACCCACCAGCAGGGTCATCTCGCTCGCACCCGAGGCGATCGACTGCCACGCGGCGTACATCCCGGCCCCACCCGACGAAGAGGTCTGATCCACCCGCTGGGTGTACGCCGGCAGGCAGTCGAGATCGTGAGCGAGCGCGTTCGGGACGCCCGTCATCCCCTCGAACTCGCCGCTCGCCATGTTCGAGGCGTAGAGATGGTCGACGTTTTCGGGCGCGACGCCCGCGTCGTCGAGACACGCCGCGCCCGCCTCGGCGAGCAGCTCGCGCACCCACGCGTCGCGCCCGCCGAACTGGGTCATCGACGCCCCGACGATCGCAACGTCCGAGGTAGCCGTGCTCATGGGCCGAACTCTCGCCGGTGTGTTATGGACGTTTCGACACGGTGAGTCGGATCCCGGTTCGGAGCCGGGCCGCCCGGATCGCTTCGGAGAACGACGGTTCGAACCGACGACTACGTCAGCACGAACGCCACGACGAGCACCAGCAGGACGAACAGCGCGGCGACGGCCGCGAAGAAGACGACGTTCTGCCGGCCCCGCCCTCTGTCGGGCATCGACATACCGGCGGCTCGCCCTGCTCCGCAATGAGCGCTGTGGAGTCGTTCTGCCGATCGCGACCGTCGTCACGTCGATCGGTGTGGCCCGGCAGCGACACACCGCCGGCCATCCGTCGGGCTCAGAACTGGATGTTCCCGTGCTTCTTCGGCGGGTCGTCGGCCCGCTTGCGGGCGAGGACGTCGAGATCACTCGCGAGGCGTGCGCGTGTCTCGTGGGGCTCGATGACGTCGTCGACGTAGCCGCGTTCGGCCGCCGAGTAGGGGTTCGCGAACGTCTCGCGGTACTCGTCCATCAGCACCTGTCGGGTCGCTTTCGGATCGTCGGCCGCCTCGATCTCGTCGCCGTGGAGGACCTCGACCGCACCACGCGGGCCGAGGACGGCGGTCTCCGCGCCGGGCCACGCGTAGTTCGCGTCCGCGCCGAGGAGCTTCGAGCCCATCACGATGTACGCGCCGCCGTAGGCCTTCCGGAGGATGACAGTGAGGAGGGGAACGGTGGCTTCGGCGTAGGCGTAGATCAGCTTCGCGCCGTGACGGATGATGCCGTCGTGCTCCTGGTCGGTGCCCGGCATGAACCCGGGAACGTCGACCAGCGTCACGACGGGGAGGTTGAACGAATCACAGAACCGAACGAACCGCGCGCCCTTCCCGCTCGCATCGATGTCGAGCGTGCCCGCGTTGACCCGTGGCTGGTTCGCGACCACGCCGACCGGCCGGCCGTCGAGGCGGGCGAACCCGGTCACGAGGTTGCGCGCGAACCCGCCGTGAACCTCGAAGAAGGAGTCCGTGTCGACGATCCCCGAGACGACCTCGCACACGTCGTAGGGCTTCCGTGGCTCGTCGGGCACGACCGAACCGATCCCGTCCTGATGTCCGGGATCGTGCCCCGAGTCGATCCGCGGCGGCTCCTCGGCGTTGTTCGTCGGGAGGTAGGCGAGCAGCCGCCGGACGTCGTCGAGTGCGTCCAGCTCCGTGGCGCAGGCGAGGTGGGCGACCCCGCTCTCGGTCGCGTGGGTTCGCGCCCCGCCCAGCTCCGCCATCGAGATCTCCTCGCCCGTCACGGTCTCGATCACGTCCGGCCCCGTGATCATCATATGCGACGTGTCCTCGACCATCACCGTGAAGTCCGTCAGCGCGGGCGAGTAGGTCGCACCGCCGGCGCAGGGCCCCATGATCGCCGAGATCTGCGGGACGACCCCGCTCGCCCGGACGTTCCGCCGGAAGATCTTCGCGAAGCCCGCGAGCGAGTCGATCCCCTCCTGGATGCGCGCGCCCGCAGAGTCGTTGAGGCCGACGATCGGCGCACCGGTCTCGATCGCCCTGTCCATCACCGCACAGATCTTGTCGGCGACCGCCTCGCCGATCGATCCCCCGAGAACGGTGAAATCGTGGGCGAAGACGAACACTTTGCGACCGTCGACCTCGCCGTACCCCGTGACGACGCCGTCGCCCGGCACACCACGTTCGTCCATGTCGAAGTCGGTCGCGCGGTGTTCGACGAACGTCCCGAGCTCGCGGAACGTGTCGTCGTCCATGAGATACTCGATCCGCTCGCGCGCGGTCAGCTTTCCCTTCGCGTGCTGGGCCGCGACCCGCTCCTCGCCGCCGCCCGCTGCCGCCGCCGCGCGCCGCCGTCGGAGCGACTCGATCGGCGTCTCGCTCGCGGCACGCTCCGCCACCTCGGTGGCTTCCTCGCGGCTGATGGACTCTTCCGTCGCCACGCTACCACTCCATCCCGCCGTTGACCGCGAGGATCTGGCCGGTCATGTACGAGGACTCCTCGCCCGCGACGAACCGGACGATCCCGGTGACGTCCTCGATCGAGGCGAACCGATTCAACGGAATGCGCTGGAGGATCTTCTCTTGAACCTCCTCGGAAACCTCGTCGAGCATGTCGGTCTCGACGAACCCCGGTGCGACGCAGTTCGCGGTCGACCCCGTTCGAGCGAGTTCGAGCGCGATCGTCCTGGTGAACCCGAAGAGGCCGCTCTTGGTGGTGGCGTAGTTCGCCTGACCGTAGTTGCCCTGCTGGCCGACGACGCTCGAAATGTTGATCAGCCGGCCGTGGTCGGCCTCCTGGATGTCGTCGAACAGGCAGTGCGTGCAGTTGTACACCCCGCCGAGGTTCACATTGATAACGCGCTCCCAGTCCTCGCGGGACATGTTTCCGAAGGTGCGATCGACGGTGAGGCCCGCGTTGTTCACCAGTACGTCGGCCGGACCGAACGCGTCGTGGACGCTTTCGGCCATCGCCGCGACCGCGTCGTACTCGGCGACGTCGGCCTGGACCGCGATCGCCTCCCCGCCGTCGTCCTCTACGGTGTCGACGACCTCGTGGGCGGCCGCCTCCGACGAGCGGTAGTTCACTACGACGTTCGCGCCTTGGCGTCCGAGTTCCTCGGCGATGCCCCGGCCGATCCCCCGTGACGCACCGGTGACCACACAGGTCTGATTTTCGAGCGACATGAACTCTACCGGGAGGCTACATCCCGGGGTACGTAAGTGTACTGTCGGCGGGGAATTTTCGAACGGATGCACAACAGAGGTCCACGGCCGCGACCGGACGGCGAACCCTCGCTCACTCGTCCGTCGCGTCGCGGAGCCGGTCGACCTCGCGCCGGAACCCGACGAGTTCGGCACGCTGCGCTGCGAGGTTCGCGAGGCGCTCGTCGAGCGTGTCGAGGGCGTCGTCGATCCCCGTCGCGAGCCCGTCGAGGTCGTACTCGCCCGCCTCGATCCGGGCACGCCGAATGTGCTTGCAGTCGGCCTCGCGATACTGAAAGTCCGGACAGGTACACGACGGCGCGCGGATCTCGACCAGGTACTCCTCACCCGCCTCGCTGTACACCTGGTAGACGTCGGGCGCGTGTTCGAGGACGGTCAGCCGTTCGCCGACCGCCCGCCGGTCGCGCTTGTCGATGCGGTGCTTGAACGGTCGCGTCGCGAGCGCTTCGTCGTACGATATGCTCATT from Halococcus agarilyticus includes:
- a CDS encoding acyl-CoA carboxylase subunit beta; its protein translation is MAERAASETPIESLRRRRAAAAAGGGEERVAAQHAKGKLTARERIEYLMDDDTFRELGTFVEHRATDFDMDERGVPGDGVVTGYGEVDGRKVFVFAHDFTVLGGSIGEAVADKICAVMDRAIETGAPIVGLNDSAGARIQEGIDSLAGFAKIFRRNVRASGVVPQISAIMGPCAGGATYSPALTDFTVMVEDTSHMMITGPDVIETVTGEEISMAELGGARTHATESGVAHLACATELDALDDVRRLLAYLPTNNAEEPPRIDSGHDPGHQDGIGSVVPDEPRKPYDVCEVVSGIVDTDSFFEVHGGFARNLVTGFARLDGRPVGVVANQPRVNAGTLDIDASGKGARFVRFCDSFNLPVVTLVDVPGFMPGTDQEHDGIIRHGAKLIYAYAEATVPLLTVILRKAYGGAYIVMGSKLLGADANYAWPGAETAVLGPRGAVEVLHGDEIEAADDPKATRQVLMDEYRETFANPYSAAERGYVDDVIEPHETRARLASDLDVLARKRADDPPKKHGNIQF
- a CDS encoding beta-ketoacyl-ACP reductase; translation: MSLENQTCVVTGASRGIGRGIAEELGRQGANVVVNYRSSEAAAHEVVDTVEDDGGEAIAVQADVAEYDAVAAMAESVHDAFGPADVLVNNAGLTVDRTFGNMSREDWERVINVNLGGVYNCTHCLFDDIQEADHGRLINISSVVGQQGNYGQANYATTKSGLFGFTRTIALELARTGSTANCVAPGFVETDMLDEVSEEVQEKILQRIPLNRFASIEDVTGIVRFVAGEESSYMTGQILAVNGGMEW
- a CDS encoding SWIM zinc finger family protein — encoded protein: MSISYDEALATRPFKHRIDKRDRRAVGERLTVLEHAPDVYQVYSEAGEEYLVEIRAPSCTCPDFQYREADCKHIRRARIEAGEYDLDGLATGIDDALDTLDERLANLAAQRAELVGFRREVDRLRDATDE